In Puntigrus tetrazona isolate hp1 chromosome 7, ASM1883169v1, whole genome shotgun sequence, the following are encoded in one genomic region:
- the mrpl52 gene encoding 39S ribosomal protein L52, mitochondrial isoform X1: MCGGIQLSSLGQLSMQSVRPFSSSCVTLAGRKWRLENGLARSGSEYGPLTDLPDWSYADGRPAPPLKGQIRRQKQREEFARRAVYLSAEVDEGMKRWREKKEEEKCKEEHLKSLLLKPKGHLLLKNKK, translated from the exons ATGTGCGGAGGGATACAGCTAAGTTCCCTGGGACAGC TGTCGATGCAGTCTGTACGCCCGTTTTCATCGTCGTGTGTGACCCTTGCAGGAAGGAAGTGGAGACTGGA AAATGGTTTGGCACGTAGTGGGTCAGAGTATGGGCCATTAACAGATCTGCCTGACTGGTCGTATGCAG ATGGAAGGCCTGCACCTCCATTGAAGGGGCAGATCCGCAGGCAAAAGCAAAGAGAGGAGTTTGCT AGAAGAGCGGTGTATCTGAGTGCAGAGGTGGATGAAGGGATGAAGCGATGGCGggagaagaaagaagaggagaaaTGTAAAGAAGAGCACCTGAAATCCTTACTGCTAAAGCCTAAaggacatttattattaaagaacaaaaaataa
- the ajuba gene encoding LIM domain-containing protein ajuba — MERLGSKLKQKLKLSDSGSVKFSKKKNDLANINNNSNSNNANNGTLVQISAPVSTPQFPLSSSSSVEVCGQSAGRPGKVATSQRMAPSNTTSATVPEDCGPGIEHHPSTLAPLRRRSPQQRASCYLPEAVERGNSPRGEGDPQGAYSPNSRAALKQRRYSLELQQLVRRQQLLAQPPPLSSVPPPYPTHSSAARTSAVEPSFLHDLERHKRLSLQEALFYKRLSSGGEPWDSVRPASLSHPPQRTHDSGIGGFFFPPAPALSPCSSFSLQESVLASPRSSFASSTASGGGGGGGSPMGSRCSSNRTSGISLGYDTRHTPGPTQQLQLSSTQLGGATSVQAYPIQVSGKTGAPPMEVWRDCLEGVSGSVQDSRHSYPPALSTHTVTFHRAEPEWGPTDQRGSRGDGVGERARHSDLLGTRYQQELTRLLLRDAALEGEALLGGLTLKEQPVSATILPSSVSTPAPVGAPGKSLEEQSALSVDRQEYFGTCVKCSKGVYGADNACQALDSLYHTRCFTCVSCGRTLRNKDFYNVNGSVYCKEDYMFSGFQEAAEKCSVCGHLILEQILQALGNSYHPGCFRCTVCSKALDGVPFTVDYLNNVYCVSDYNRTFAPKCAACLQPILPAEGSEEILRVVSMNKDYHFECYHCEECGKQLSDEPGSQCFPLDSHLLCHSCHMTRVCVTHNLPPHNTH, encoded by the exons ATGGAACGGCTCGGCAGCAAACTCAAGCAGAAGCTCAAACTGAGTGACTCCGGAAGTGTCAAAttcagcaaaaagaaaaacgaCTTGGCcaatataaataacaacagtAACAGCAACAATGCCAATAACGGGACCCTGGTGCAGATCAGCGCACCCGTGAGCACGCCTCAGTTCCCgctctcctcttcttcctccgtAGAGGTTTGTGGTCAGTCAGCCGGAAGACCTGGCAAAGTGGCCACCTCTCAGAGAATGGCACCCTCGAATACCACCTCGGCCACGGTACCGGAGGATTGCGGGCCTGGGATCGAACATCACCCGTCTACGCTCGCCCCTCTGCGGCGTCGGTCGCCCCAGCAGCGAGCGTCCTGCTACTTACCAGAAGCGGTGGAACGGGGCAACTCGCCCAGAGGCGAAGGTGACCCACAGGGGGCGTACAGCCCAAATTCTCGCGCGGCCTTGAAGCAGCGGCGTTATTCTTTGGAGCTCCAGCAGCTCGTTCGCCGCCAGCAGCTTCTCGCCCAGCCTCCTCCGCTGTCGTCCGTTCCACCTCCATACCCAACGCACAGCTCAGCCGCCCGTACGTCCGCTGTGGAGCCCAGCTTCCTCCACGACTTAGAGCGCCACAAGCGTTTGTCTCTGCAGGAAGCTCTGTTCTACAAGCGTTTGAGCTCGGGTGGTGAACCATGGGACAGTGTGAGGCCTGCTTCCCTCTCGCACCCCCCGCAAAGGACCCATGACAGCGGAATAGGAGGGTTCTTCTTCCCCCCTGCACCAGCGTTGAGCCCTTGCTCCTCTTTTAGCCTACAAGAGTCCGTGTTGGCAAGCCCTCGCTCCAGTTTTGCGAGCAGTACTGCTAgcggaggaggtggaggaggcgGGAGTCCCATGGGAAGTCGTTGCAGCAGTAATCGGACCAGTGGCATCAGTTTGGGCTATGACACCCGCCATACACCTGGGCCCACCCAGCAGCTCCAGCTCTCCTCGACCCAACTCGGTGGTGCCACCTCGGTTCAGGCCTACCCCATACAGGTGTCCGGGAAAACAGGAGCGCCCCCTATGGAGGTTTGGAGGGACTGTCTCGAGGGGGTGTCAGGAAGTGTGCAGGACAGTCGTCACTCATATCCCCCTGCACTGAGCACACACACTGTCACCTTCCACCGAGCAGAACCAGAATGGGGTCCCACTGACCAGCGGGGATCAAGAGGTGATGGTGTGGGCGAGAGGGCGCGACACTCCGACCTGCTAGGGACCCGATACCAGCAGGAGCTCACCCGCCTGCTATTGAGGGATGCTGCCCTGGAAGGAGAAGCGTTACTTGGAGGCCTGACTTTAAAAGAACAGCCTGTGTCTGCCACCATCCTACCCAGCTCCGTATCTACTCCAGCCCCAGTCGGAGCTCCAGGGAAATCCCTGGAAGAGCAGTCGGCGTTGTCCGTGGACAGACAGGAGTACTTCG GTACATGTGTGAAGTGCAGTAAAGGTGTATATGGTGCAGATAATGCGTGCCAGGCCCTGGACAGCCTCTATCACACCCGCTGCTTCACATGTGTTTCCTGCG GAAGAACGCTACGCAACAAGGACTTTTACAATGTCAATGGCTCAGTTTACTGTAAGGAGGATTACATG TTCTCAGGCTTCCAGGAGGCAGCTGAGAAGTGCAGTGTTTGTGGTCACCTCATCTTGGAGCAG ATTCTGCAGGCACTAGGGAACTCCTATCACCCTGGATGTTTCCGCTGTACGGTCTGCTCAAAGGCTTTGGACGGGGTGCCATTCACAGTAGACTACCTCAACAATGTCTACTGCGTATCTGACTACAACAG GACGTTTGCTCCCAAATGCGCTGCCTGTTTACAACCCATCTTACCTGCTGAG ggcAGTGAGGAGATCCTCAGGGTGGTGTCAATGAACAAAGATTATCACTTTGAGTGTTATCACTGTGAG GAGTGTGGGAAGCAGCTCTCTGATGAGCCTGGATCTCAGTGCTTCCCTCTGGATTCCCACCTCCTCTGCCACTCTTGCCACATGACCAGGGTGTGCGTCACACATAATCTTCCCCCTCACAACACACACTGA
- the mrpl52 gene encoding 39S ribosomal protein L52, mitochondrial isoform X3 encodes MQSVRPFSSSCVTLAGRKWRLENGLARSGSEYGPLTDLPDWSYADGRPAPPLKGQIRRQKQREEFARRAVYLSAEVDEGMKRWREKKEEEKCKEEHLKSLLLKPKGHLLLKNKK; translated from the exons ATGCAGTCTGTACGCCCGTTTTCATCGTCGTGTGTGACCCTTGCAGGAAGGAAGTGGAGACTGGA AAATGGTTTGGCACGTAGTGGGTCAGAGTATGGGCCATTAACAGATCTGCCTGACTGGTCGTATGCAG ATGGAAGGCCTGCACCTCCATTGAAGGGGCAGATCCGCAGGCAAAAGCAAAGAGAGGAGTTTGCT AGAAGAGCGGTGTATCTGAGTGCAGAGGTGGATGAAGGGATGAAGCGATGGCGggagaagaaagaagaggagaaaTGTAAAGAAGAGCACCTGAAATCCTTACTGCTAAAGCCTAAaggacatttattattaaagaacaaaaaataa
- the mrpl52 gene encoding 39S ribosomal protein L52, mitochondrial isoform X2 → MAASLRTLCAAVSMQSVRPFSSSCVTLAGRKWRLENGLARSGSEYGPLTDLPDWSYADGRPAPPLKGQIRRQKQREEFARRAVYLSAEVDEGMKRWREKKEEEKCKEEHLKSLLLKPKGHLLLKNKK, encoded by the exons ATGGCGGCATCCTTGAGGACGTTGTGTGCCGCAG TGTCGATGCAGTCTGTACGCCCGTTTTCATCGTCGTGTGTGACCCTTGCAGGAAGGAAGTGGAGACTGGA AAATGGTTTGGCACGTAGTGGGTCAGAGTATGGGCCATTAACAGATCTGCCTGACTGGTCGTATGCAG ATGGAAGGCCTGCACCTCCATTGAAGGGGCAGATCCGCAGGCAAAAGCAAAGAGAGGAGTTTGCT AGAAGAGCGGTGTATCTGAGTGCAGAGGTGGATGAAGGGATGAAGCGATGGCGggagaagaaagaagaggagaaaTGTAAAGAAGAGCACCTGAAATCCTTACTGCTAAAGCCTAAaggacatttattattaaagaacaaaaaataa